ATCCGACCGGGAAGAGCTCCGACGTAGGTTCTCCGGTGACCGCGGATTTCCGCTTCGTCGCGCATCCCGCCTAAAGAGAAGCGGAAGAAAGTACGTCCCATCGAACGGGCAATCGAACGTCCAATCGAAGTTTTACCAACCCCGGGAGGACCTACCAAACAAAGGATTGGGCCCTTTGAGGATTGTTTTAATTTTCTCACGGAGAGAAACTCTATGATGCGTTCTTTCACATCTTCGAGTCCGTAGTGATCAGCTTCGAGAATTTTTCTTGCTTCTGAGACCTCAATCCGGTCTTCGGTGACAACACTCCAAGGAACATCGAGCAACCAATCGATAAAAGTGCGCGAAACGCTGTAATCAGCAGATGAGGGATTCATCCGACTTAACCGTTCGAGCTCCTTGTCGGCAGCAGCTTGAGCACTCTCCGGGAGTTTTGCAGCGAGGATTCGTTGTTTTAACTCCTCGAGTTCTTTTCCTTCGTACTCGCCGAGTTCACGTTGAATCGCCCGCATTTGTTCGCGGAGCATGAATTCGCGTTGGGTTTTGTTGATCTCCCCTTCGACTTCGGATTGGAGTTTATTTCCGAGTCGGAGTACTTCCTGCTCGCGGGTAATTATCGATAGCAAACGAGTTAACCGTTCCACTACATCGTCAGCTTCCAATAGGCGCTGGCGGTGGATTACCGGCAGGTTCAGATTTGCGCCAATTAGGTCGGCGAGCTGTCCAGGATCTTGCACATTCACGACAGCGATTTTGAGTTCGTCGGGATATTGTTGGCTTAACTCGAAGAGCTCGCTCATCTCCTCTTGGACTTTCCGGCGTAACGCTTCCGCCTTTGCCGAATCAGAGATCGTGGTGGGTAGCGGCTCGATGCGTGCACGCCAGTAGGGTTGCGACTTCTCTATTGAAGTTAACCGAATTCGGTCGGTGCCTTGCAGCAACAAACGCATGGTACCATCTGGCATCCGAATCATTTTCAAAACTTGGACGGAACACCCAATCACAAAGGTTTCATCATCTCCAAGGGCTGTCGGAAACAGCTCTTGCCCGGGAATTGGTTCGGGGCGGCGGGTCACCACACAAAACAGTTTTGAACCAGCTAACACATCGTTAACAAGTTTGGTAACCGCTGGTTCGCTTACGGTGAAAGGGAGAACTAAACCGGGAAAAACAACATTATCGATTGGGAGAACAGGCAATACTTCAGGTAGAGTTGGTCGGTTCTCGCTGGTAGGTTCATGGAGTTCGGGCATTGTCATTCACTCCCTACTTCGATGTGTATTGTACCTGTTTGCTGCAACAGTTTCTTCATCCGGACAGTGACGATGCCATTGACATATCGCGCTTCGACCGAGTCTTGTACCACAGGCGAAGAGAGTACGAACTCCCGTTCAAAAGGTCCGTAACTGATTTCCATTAGTTGATAGTTACGTTTCGCAAAACCTTCGACATCCTCACGGGAACCGGAGATTTTGATGGTATTTCCTTCCTGTACCAATGAGGTATGCGCCATGTCGATACCGGCTAAATCGATAATCAAAATGATTTCGGTGTCAGTTTCAAACATATCGGTGGCGGGCCGCCAGCCGCTGTATGCCTGCATGGATATGGGGCGATTGAAATAATTCCGGAAGATGAAATCCATTTCATCGCTGCCATCGGACGGGCTCAAACTGACCCGTAACGACTCCGACATATTCACTCCTTTTGACATCGCCTGTTTGTTTTTGTATTATTCAAGTCTATTGTGAGAAAGGAAAACAGCTACCATGAGCTACGTATGCGAAATTTGCGGTAAAGGATCGTTGAAAGGAAATAACGTTTCCCACGCCCACAACTTAACGATTCGCCGCTGGAAACCGAATCTGCAACGGGTTCGCACCAAGACCCCGCAAGGCACCCGGATGGTTCGGGTTTGCACTTCCTGTATTCAAGGCGGAAAAATTGTTAAAGCTTAGTTTGCTTTTTAGAGAACTTACTGCGCTCGAAGGATTACTCCATCGAGCGCTGTTTTCGCTTTTACCGCCGAGATTTTCTCGGCGGCTTCTTTTTCAGTAGCAAATCTACCGCTCCAAACCCGCCACATCTTGCGATCCCCGATCACAATCGATACGACTTCCGCTGAAAAACCGTGATTCTTTAAGGTTAGCGCGATTCCATCGGCAGTCCCTTTTTTTGTAAAGGAACCGAATTGGGCAACGAATTTCCCAGTGCCGTCGTTGATTGAAACAGGTTGCTTAGCCGACGAGATTTCTCCGGGTACGCCTGGAGCATTCGGTGATTTCGCAACGTGTGGATCCGATGCAACAAGGGCATCCGAAGATGGCTCAAGGTTCACTGCGACAAAGGTTTGTAAGTGCCCGAGACGTTGTTTTGCAAACTTTCCCGCCGCACCGTTAGGGTCTAAGACGAGTACTCTTTCGTACAACGGTTGGGCTGTTTTCGCATCGTTAGCTTGCAACGCTTGCACTAATACCGTCCACGGTTCGGGCAGCTTGCCATTTTGCTCGAGGGTGGTAAGCGAAGCGATGTCACCGCGCTCGGCGAGCTTATACCAGCTGGCTTGTTGTGCCAGAGCGACAGTTGCAACTATCGATAATATAAGAAGAAATAAAAGGAGTGTTTTCATTTTGCTTTAACTGAAATATTACTTTGGTTTCACGTTTTGCTGAAATCGGTTTGAGACGAAAAAACTCTCACATTAGGTCTCGTGATTGGCGTATGCCAAACACCACTGATGTACGGGCTTGGAAGCCCGTAGCCACCAGCAAAACTATGTATTGAAAGATTCCCACGCGCCACAAGAGGGACAGAACCACCGCATAGCATCGGAAGAGAATCCGCAATTACTGCAATTGAAAGCACTATGCGGTGGCGCCAACCGCTTCATTGCCTGCAATCCGGGTTTCGCTAACTCATCCACTTTCTTCAACCGGGTTAAATGACGCGCCAACTCATATTGCAGCAACTCGTTGCCGGGATTCGCTTCTAAACCTTCCCGGAGAATCCTCAGAGCGCTTTCGTTATCGGCTTTTCGCTCCGCAATCGTCGCCAGTGCAACATAGCCTTGCACAATGTGATGCTGCTTCGTCAAGAAACTCCGATAGAATCCCTCAACCTCTTCAAATCGACCTTGTTCAAACAGAATCGCTTCGAGTAATGGGAATGCGATATCGGCAGATTCAGGCGAATTTTCCATTAACAATTCGACTTCTTTTATCGCATCAGAGATTCGCTTCTCCCGGCGATAAGATTCTGCCAACCCGAGGTAAGCGCCTGGGAACGAAGCGTCATATTTAATTGCTTCCCGATAGCGCAACCGTCCTTCCTTACCTTTGCCTGCAGCTCCTAAGCGGTCACCATCAAGGGTGCAGATAATTGCCATTCGGCGGGCATCGAGTGACTTCTTGCGAAGATTGGAAAGCTTTAACGAAGTGTCAATGTATCCGCTCCAATCCCCTTTCCCTGCAAGGTATTGCAACCGGCGCTCTAATGCCCACGCATTCGATTTATCGACCGCGAGAATTAAATCGAGATGCTCGAGAGTTTTCTCAGGATGCTGGGCGACATGAAAATCTTCAGCCAATGCTTTGTGGATCGATATCCGCTCGGCTGCGCTCAACGACTCGCGTATCGCCAGTTCCATGTGAATTTTCAATGCGCGTTCGATGTCGTTCTGTTTGCGTAAAACAGTACCGAGCCAGACTCGGGCAAATACATTGTCGGGGTCTTCTTTCGCAGCGTTAGCAAGGTGCTTTGCCGCTAACTGGAGTTCGTTTTCTAATAAGGCGTTTAATCCGGTTTCAAATTCGCTTAAATCGCTACGCCGGAAAGGTCGCCTCGCCGATGAATGGTAGTAGAACCAACTCCCGGCTGCGATTAGGGAAACGAATAGTAACAGTAGAAATAGTTCGGTCACGAGCGCCTCACATTTCGAGATATCGGATGATTATTCATGGCACTCAATACAAAGTTGCGATGTTGTTGTTGGTAGTTTGATGAAATGATGGTTGTTCTACGTTGGTCAGCCTTGATTGGCTAACCTCACAGGCGATTCTCCAGAATTGCATTTTCCTTTTTACAGGTCTGGAGACCTGTCGGTACCCGTGTTAGGCAGGTTGCCTAACCTCCTTACATTTCGCAGACAAGATTGTCTGCGCTACGGCGGACAGACTATTCTGTGGTCTGGCCTACGCGCCGAATCCTTCATATTCATCGGAAGATCGTCCACTCCGGCTCTCAGTAACGGTAACCATCGGCATTGCACTTCGCGAACGGAATGCCATCTCCAACTCTTTATCCAGATTCAGATTGCGCAATCGGTTGAGTTCGTCTTTGAGTCGAACACATTCTCTTCGGTAGCGCGATACATCTCCCCGGAGTTTCAATTGTGCGGTTAATGTCATAACAAAATAGATCAGAATGCCAACGACAAATGCACCGAACAACGCCATAAACAACGGGATAGGTGTAGAAGTGTAAGTCCCGAACGTAATCGTTACCGTTTGCGATTGGTTTTGGAGTGCAAACGCCATTACAGTGAGAATCACTACCGTAACGATGATCCAACGAATAAAAGGCATAACTCCTCCCTATCCCGTCTTGCTACACCGGTTGCCCTACCAATGTTAGACTTCGAACGGCGACAATTTCCACAGGAACAAGTTCACCCGGCTTGCCTGCCGTAACGGGTAATACGCACGGCCGATTCTGGGGTGTTCGACCGATCCACTCCTGATCACTCTTCGGGGAAATTGACTCTATCAAGATAACCGATTTCGTTCCGATGTAGGAGTTAATCAACGCCTTTTCCTGTTCCCGTTGTAACGTTATCAATCGCTCAAGTCGCCGCTGTTTTTCTGCTTCGGGTACATCATCCAGCCAGTTTGCCGCTTTGGTGTACGGTCGTTGCGAATACTTGAACATGAACGCGCCAGAATACCTTACTGCCCGCATTACTTCTACAGTATCCTCAAACTGCTCGGCAGTTTCACCGGGGAACCCGACGATGACATCCGTCGAAAATGCTACATCGGGTATAATAGAGCGAATATGATCAACCAATGCGAGATACTCTTTTTTGGTGTATCCTCTGTTCATCCGTTCCAATACGATATCGTTGCCCGCCTGTAAAGGTAAATGAATATGTGGCACGAGTACTGCAGGATTCTCCACCATCGCATACAAGAGGGGATCGGGAAAATCTTTTGGATGAGGAGAAGTAAACCGAACTCGCTTAACTCCGGGTATTTCACCAACCGCTTTCATCAAATCAGCAAAATGCTCACCAGACTCCTCATCGATCCATGAATTTACATTTTGTCCGAGCAAGGTAATTTCACCAAAACCGTGTTGTACAGCCTCTTCGACTTCCCGGATTATACTATGTAATTTGCGTGAACGTTCCCTGCCGCGGGTATGGGGAACGATACAGAATGTGCAGAAGTTATCACACCCGCGCATGATCGATACCCAAGCGTTGGTGCCTTCGCCGCGAACCGGGAAAATCTCTTCATAATTTTCAAACCGGTCACGCCGCACAAGCACCGCTGGCTCACGGTCACCACTCTGAAGGTTGTCGATCAGTTGGGGTAAATCACGATAGGCATCAGGTCCGACAACTAAATCGACCCAAGGCCGTTGTTCAATTAACGATTCTTTCAGATTCTGAGCCATGCAACCAATGACGCCTAATACCATATTAGGCTTCACCTCTTTAAAGCGGCGATACTGCGCGAGGATACCCAAGATACGGTCTTCCGCACCTTCCCGTACTGCACAGGTGTTTATCAGCAAGACATCGGCTTCGTCATGGTTTTCGGTTGATGCATACCCTTTGGGGTACATCACTCCCGCAACCAATTCAGAATCGGCTTTGTTCATTTGACAGCCGTACGTCTCTATCATTATCCGTTTCATGGAACCCCCAAACGTTAGAAATATAGATGGGTAAAGAGTTCGGAGCAAGGAACTGAGCGTTTTTGGGATGAGAAAGCAGTGATACGAGTTAACGAGTCGATTGGAGCGAGGGCAAACACAAGGTTCGCCCGTACTCGAATTCAAGTAAAGTGTTTAGTGGTGCTCGGGTTCTCGATTTGCGTAATTGTATGAGAATATTCCGGCGGAGAACGACAAGAGGAGAGCTAAGTACATTGACCAATGCATACCAAAGAGGAAACCTGCCGAGGATTGCGGGTCGGCGGCAAAATTGCGGGCGAATTGCACCATCGCTGCTGAGAGGGCAATTCCAGCAACCATCCCGATGTTTCGGATGAGTGCCATCATGCTGCTTGCTAAAAACATAAGAGATTTCGGTACCGATCCAAGGAGCGCTTTGTTGTTTGCCGGTACGAAAATGGAGCCACCCATTCCGGTAATCGCAATTCCCGTGATTAAGTAAAGTGAAGAACTGTCTTCTTGTAAAAAAGCTAACACAAGGAGACCGATCGATTGGACAATCGGACCAACCAACGAGGGAATTCGAGACCCGATGCGGTCAGCCGCACGACCCGCTAACGGGGCGACAATCGCCAAAGAGAGCGGCCACACCGTCATAAACAAGCCAGTTGTTTTAAGATCGAAGTGTTTTACCTCATGCAGGTAGAATGGCAGCGTCAACATCGCTTGCACACTTGCGGCGGTAGTTAGCAGTCCGCCAACGGTCGCAGCAGTGAATGTCCGGTTTTGGAACACTTCGAGTGGCAACATCGGATGAAGTGTATGCTTCTCGTGGCGAAGGAAAATGTAGAATAGTATGCATGCAACGGCGACACTACCCACGAAAATGAAGAGATTTTTGTGCCCAGTTTCCGATAATGCAAATAGCATAACGAGCAGCGCAAAGCCGCTTAAGGCAGCACCATAGTGATCAAAGGTTTTCTCTTTTCCTTCGTTGGATGGTTCAACTTTCAACCAGAGTGATGAGAGTAGGATAGCAATGATACCTATCGGAAGGTTGATCCAGAAGATTGCCGACCAACTTCCGTAATGCCCCGCGATAAATCCACCGAATATTGGGCCGGTCAGAGAACCAGCAGCGACAACTGTACCAATCATTCCAAGCGCCATACCGCGGTTTTTCAACGGAAACGCCGACGCAATAAAACCTGCTCCCAATGCAGAACTGAATGCTGAGCCAACTCCTTGTAAAGCGCGGGCAGCAACTAACATGGAAAGTGAATTGGATAATGCGCAGAGGACAGAGGAGATCGTAAAGATGACGATACCGGCGATATAAACACGGCGTTCCCCTAACCGGGGAGCAATTGCACCAATTGGCAGGAGAGAAACGCTAATGATGAGAAGATAAATGGTAGATACCCACTCCACCCGCGTCAATGGTGCATCAAACTGCTGGGCAATTGCGGGTAAAACCAAGTTTACAGCAGACCCATCAATCGTCGCCATAAAGATGTTAACGGCAACGACGGCAAAAACTCGCCATGGATTCACGATGTTGTTTGTAGGTGTCAAGCGGCTCTTTGAGCAGAGGTGAGGAACGGAATCGCTACTTCTTCTGCGGTTGTGGATCAGAATTTTCCGGTACTAATTGAAAGACACGCTCTCCCTCACGAGCCAAATGCCATTGATAACGTGCCACCCACTCAATGGTTTCAGGATCGCCATAATCAATTGCCATTGTCAGTGAGTCAATTTCTGTGTTTTCACGCTGGATTTGCTTGAAGGTTGTATTTAGAGAGTCGAGCTTTTTCAAATGTTTGGTGTGCTGCCAATAGTACTTTGTAAAATTGCTCGTCATCAGCATTGCCAGTGCGATTAGTGATATCGCGTATAGCCAACGCTTGATTCGTGCTTTTCGGGCAACTTGGTACTCGGGTGAATCAGATGGTTTTGTCATGGCAGCACTCTACTATTTATGCGCTTTGCGCCATTGTCGGACTCACATCGGAACGCCGCAGCAGCATTGGCGAAGCGCCGGTTTCCACGGTGTCGGCAGTAATCCGGATTTCTAATAAATCTGGTTCCGAAGGAAGTTGGAACATCCATTCCAACATGACTTCTTCCAGAATCGAACGCAATGCCCGCGCGCCGGTTTTACGATCTTGCGCTTTGTGGACAATCGCTTGGAGCGCTTCTTCCTCAAAGAGTAAACGAACCCCTTCGAGTTCAAAGAGTTTTTGGAATTGCTTGATAATAGCGTTTTTTGGTTCGACCAGAATTCGCAACAACGCCTCTTCGGATAGCTCTTCGAGCGAGGCATAGACCGGCAATCGACCGACTAATTCCGGTATCATTCCAAAGCGAAGGAGATCAATTGGTTGCAATTGCCGGAGAAGAGTGTTTATTGATTCGTCGCGTTTCGCGTGGATTTCCGCACCAAAACCGATGGCATTGCGTCCGACCCGATTGGCAATGATTTTATCGATACCCTCGAAAGCGCCGCCACAGATAAATAGAATATTCCTGGTGTTGATGTGTACTAACCGTTGTTCGGGATGCTTTCGTCCCCCTTCCGGCGGAATCGCGGCTATGGTACCCTCAAGCAGCTTTAACAGCGCTTGTTGGACACCTTCGCCCGACACATCGCGAGTGATTGATGAAGATTCCGATTTTCGGCTAATCTTATCGATTTCGTCGATGTAGATGATTCCGATTTCAGTTAAAGCAACATCGTACTCGGCGGCTTGGTATAACCTCACAAGTACATTCTCGACATCCTCTCCGACGTAACCAGCTTCGGTCAATGTTGTCGCATCGGCAATAACGAAAGGAACTTGCAATAACTTCGCCAACGATTGAGCGAGCAGTGTTTTTCCGGTACCAGTTGGACCTAACAGCAGGACATTGGATTTATCAATTTCGACTCCGCTGTCGCTGTCTTGATGAATCACCCGTTTGTAGTGATTGTAGACGGCTACCGATAGCATTTTCTTTGGGAGCTCTTGGCCGATAACATGGGTATCCAGCTCACGCTTTATCGCTTCCGGGGTGGGAATTTTTTCCAGTTGTGCGGTGCGGGCACCGGTCGAACGGCGGATGAATTCACCAAAGGCTTTGACACAGGTATCGCAAATCGCACCCTGTGGACCGGGAATCAACATCCGGACGTGGGCAACCGGCCGATTGCAAAAACTGCAACGGTCGGCAACATTTCCCTTCGGGGTACGTTCAGTGGGGTTTGCCATAAACTCTATTTATCACAATCAATAACTCGAAACTGAAACACTTTACTAAATGTCATAGGATCGAGGGTTGTTGTTGGTTAATGGATTGCTATTTCTTGCTGTCGAGGTATTCTTTCCAAACGAGGGAAAGCGCATTCCCCAATGGCATCGATAGCATCTGTGCGCGGATTTTCTCGATTAGTACCGCTTTATCGCCTTCCGGGAATTCGATTCCATGGGCTTTGATTGTATTCAATAGCTCTTCGTCGCGAATCGAAAGTAGCATTTCCAATTTCTCTCCCCTTGGTTTGTTAACGTTTATGAGTTGGTATAGTTCCAATCACTGCAAATTTTCGTTTGGGCGAATGATGCGGGAAGACATTCTCTTTGCCTCCCTCACTACTGCGACAAGAATGTCGCGGTTACGGCTTGGGGCGTATGCCATACGCCCCTACATAATGTCAAAAGTAATGATACGGTGTATGCATCATAATTTCTAAACCGATCCACGGCTTAAGAAGATAAGAACAATCCCCGATTGATGAAAACGGGTGCAGACCAAACTCGTCTACACCCGCTCCTCTCCTGATTGTTATCGTTTAACCGTTCTTGAGTGCACTGACAAAGTCGGTCTTTTCCCAAGTAAATTCAGGTAGTTCACGGCCAAAATGGCCATAACTGGCAGTCTTGCGATAAATTGGGCGGCGGAGATTCAACCGCTCAATGATTCCTGCCGGAGTCATATCAAAAACTTTCTTTACCAACTTGGCGATTTCTTCATCGGGCATCACACCTGTGCCAAAGGTTTCTATCATCATCGATACCGGCTCCGCTACTCCGATAGCATAGGCAACCTGTACTTGACAACGATGGGCTAAACCGGCTGCAACCACATTTTTGGCGACATGACGGGCAGCATAGGCAGCCGATCGGTCAACCTTTGTAGGGTCTTTTCCACTGAATGCACCACCACCGTGTGGCGCGGCACCACCGTAGGTGTCAACGATTATCTTTCGACCAGTTAGACCGGCGTCGCCCTGCGGCCCGCCGATAACAAACCGACCGGTCGGATTCACATGAAATACGACATCTTTTGCCAGCATCGACGCAGGAATTATCGGTTTGATTACGTGTTCAACGATGTCGGAACGAATTTTTTCAAGAGTGATGTCTGGGTCGTGTTGTGTGGAGATGACGACCGTTGTCACTTCGACTGGTTTACCATCGATGTAACGGACACTGACTTGGGATTTTCCATCGGGACGGAGGAAGTTTAACTCATTCGATTTACGCACTTCAGCCAGGCGACGGGTTAAACCGTGCGCTAACATGATTGGCAAAGGCATCAACTCGGGGGTTTCGTTCACAGCGTAGCCGAACATCATACCTTGATCGCCAGCACCGGCCCGGTCGACCCCCATTGCGATGTCGGGTGATTGCTTATCGAGTGCGACCAACACCGAACAGGTTTCGTAATCGAACCCGTAATGTGAACTGCTATACCCAATATCCTTTACCACTTCCCGCACGAGATCGGCAACCGGTACATAGGTCGTCGTGGTAATTTCACCGCCGACCAAGACTAATCCCGTTGTCGTAAAGGTTTCGCAGGCAACCCGCCCAAATGGATCGTCGGCTAACACGTTATCAAGCACCGCATCGGAAATCTGATCCGCGATTTTATCGGGATGACCTTCAGTAACCGATTCGGAACTAAACAAAAATTCTGACACGCTATCTCTCCTGTTCGCCAAAATGGCGCGCTTTGATGGATGTAAAGCGAACCGGGCGGCTGCCGTCCCTTTCGCACTTGTGGTTCGTAGATCGTTTCGATAACTGGGGGTGGTTGTCCACACCTGCCCTGTAGTAATGAGAAGGGCGAGAGTGTTTCGCCCGTTGTTTTTTTCTGTACGCCCGTTGGACAAGAATGTCCAATGTACAGTTCGACAGACAGGAGTGTCTGTCGTACGATGTTAATGTACGAGTTTAATTTCGGATAGTTCCGAGATATTCAATTGATGGAATGTGCCGCTAACTTCCGCTTCCGGACCAATTACCGACGCCGACATTAACATCGCCGAAACTTTTGCACCGCGTTCTACGATACAATTCTTGAGAACACTGTTGCAAACCGATGCGCCGGAACCTATTGTAACATAGGGGCCGATGACAGAGCCGGATACGCTTGCCGTACTGGCAATCGAAACCGGTGGAATTAATACGGTGTCGACACAATGAGATGGCATCGAATGTCCTTCCTTGTGTCGTCTTTGCAGGAAATGCCGATTTGTTTCCAACAATGTTTCCACTTTTCCGCAATCGTACCAACCGGGCACTTCAAACGTAGTAAGTAACGTACCACGTTCGACCATTTTATGCAATGCTGTCGTTAATTGGAACTCACCTCGCACCCGTTCATTCTTCACCATCATTTCGGTAAGAACTTCGCGTAACAATTCACCTTGGCGTAAC
This window of the bacterium genome carries:
- a CDS encoding sugar phosphate nucleotidyltransferase, with protein sequence MKVIIPVAGVGSRLRPHTLTVPKPLLTVAGAPMLDYILLEVERLNPDKVVFIIGHLGEQISEYVKRQFPDLPAEFRWQTDPEGLGQAVSLGLDAGEEEVLIILGDTLFETDLPKVVHGEYSSIGTQTVEDPRRFGVVVKTGLYVTDLVEKPEQPISKEVIVGIYWLRQGELLREVLTEMMVKNERVRGEFQLTTALHKMVERGTLLTTFEVPGWYDCGKVETLLETNRHFLQRRHKEGHSMPSHCVDTVLIPPVSIASTASVSGSVIGPYVTIGSGASVCNSVLKNCIVERGAKVSAMLMSASVIGPEAEVSGTFHQLNISELSEIKLVH